In one Sporomusa sphaeroides DSM 2875 genomic region, the following are encoded:
- the eutM gene encoding ethanolamine utilization microcompartment protein EutM, which produces MRGEALGMVETKGLVGAIEAADAMVKAANVTLVGYEKIGSGLVTVMVRGDVGAVKAATDSGAAAAQRVGELVSIHVIPRPHTDIEKILPKGE; this is translated from the coding sequence ATGCGCGGAGAGGCATTAGGAATGGTAGAAACAAAAGGTCTGGTGGGCGCTATTGAGGCTGCCGACGCCATGGTAAAGGCCGCTAACGTAACTTTGGTCGGCTATGAGAAAATCGGTTCCGGTTTGGTAACCGTTATGGTGCGCGGTGACGTTGGCGCGGTAAAAGCAGCCACCGACAGCGGTGCGGCTGCCGCCCAGCGGGTGGGTGAACTGGTATCCATTCACGTTATTCCCCGTCCCCATACCGATATCGAAAAAATATTGCCCAAAGGTGAGTAA
- a CDS encoding BMC domain-containing protein — protein sequence MVKNALGLIETVGLAAGLEAADAAVKAANVELIGYELTKGGGMVVIKLCGDVGAVKAAVDAGAAAAARINKVVAKHVIPRPHNELGTMVLSRETAGYKPQPALTTVAPEEQSASPDAATSSQPAAEPAETANENTLTETVPEPAQAPFTEAEPAVKQEPQNPSEGCNLCGDPVCPRKKGDARVTCIHYDKNNKEDE from the coding sequence ATGGTCAAAAACGCCTTAGGTTTGATTGAAACAGTGGGGTTGGCTGCCGGATTGGAAGCGGCTGATGCTGCCGTTAAGGCGGCTAATGTGGAACTGATAGGCTATGAGCTTACCAAAGGCGGGGGTATGGTTGTTATTAAACTGTGCGGCGATGTAGGCGCAGTCAAAGCTGCTGTGGACGCAGGTGCGGCCGCTGCCGCCAGGATAAACAAAGTGGTTGCCAAACATGTCATACCCCGTCCGCACAATGAATTAGGCACAATGGTACTATCACGGGAAACGGCAGGTTATAAGCCGCAGCCTGCACTGACAACTGTGGCGCCTGAAGAACAAAGCGCTTCTCCGGATGCGGCAACCTCGTCTCAGCCGGCAGCAGAGCCGGCGGAAACCGCTAACGAAAATACGCTAACCGAAACGGTTCCTGAACCTGCTCAGGCACCGTTCACAGAAGCAGAGCCGGCAGTTAAACAAGAACCGCAAAACCCGTCAGAAGGCTGCAACTTATGCGGCGACCCTGTGTGCCCAAGGAAAAAGGGTGACGCAAGAGTTACCTGCATTCATTATGATAAAAACAACAAGGAGGATGAATGA
- a CDS encoding phosphate propanoyltransferase — translation MEQKLIEQIVSRVLASLPELQQAPKAEQGIPVGVSNRHIHLSAGHIETLFGSGYALTKDKDLKQVGEYAAKETVTLVGPKGIIRNVRVLGPVRAFTQVEISRTDGFGLGVVPPLRDSGNLDGSPGIVVVGPKGAVTLTQGVICAARHIHMEAAAALAFQVADGDRVTVKIPGPRGGTFDNVLIRVNPDFRLEFHIDTDEANAAGLTNGDLVTLCK, via the coding sequence ATGGAACAAAAACTAATTGAACAAATCGTAAGCCGGGTGTTGGCTTCCTTGCCTGAGTTACAGCAGGCCCCAAAAGCTGAGCAAGGTATACCTGTAGGCGTATCCAACCGCCACATCCACCTTTCTGCCGGGCATATCGAAACCCTGTTCGGCAGCGGCTATGCCTTAACCAAAGATAAAGACCTCAAACAGGTGGGCGAATATGCCGCCAAAGAAACCGTGACCCTGGTCGGGCCGAAAGGTATTATCAGGAATGTAAGGGTTTTAGGACCGGTACGGGCCTTTACCCAGGTTGAAATATCCCGCACCGACGGCTTTGGCTTAGGGGTGGTGCCGCCGCTCAGGGATTCAGGCAACCTTGACGGTTCGCCCGGCATTGTTGTCGTTGGTCCTAAGGGGGCGGTTACCCTTACGCAAGGCGTAATTTGCGCTGCCCGGCATATCCACATGGAAGCAGCGGCTGCCCTGGCGTTTCAGGTAGCCGACGGCGACCGTGTCACGGTTAAAATACCAGGCCCCCGGGGCGGAACCTTTGATAATGTACTTATCCGGGTAAATCCGGATTTCCGCCTGGAATTTCATATTGATACAGATGAGGCCAATGCCGCGGGACTCACAAACGGCGATTTGGTCACACTGTGCAAATAG
- a CDS encoding EutN/CcmL family microcompartment protein, with protein MWVGKIIGTLVATAKDDSLVGSKLLIVQPIALGSQPAGAPIVAVDTIGSGTGETVLVVSGSSARQVTGNPRSAVDAAIVGIIDTMEIDKSLLEE; from the coding sequence ATGTGGGTAGGGAAGATAATCGGAACCCTTGTGGCCACAGCCAAAGACGACAGTCTGGTTGGCAGCAAGCTGCTGATTGTGCAGCCAATTGCGCTGGGCAGTCAGCCGGCCGGTGCCCCCATTGTGGCGGTAGATACTATTGGTTCCGGGACAGGCGAGACCGTGCTGGTGGTGTCAGGCAGTTCTGCCCGGCAGGTAACCGGTAATCCCCGGTCGGCAGTGGATGCCGCTATTGTGGGGATTATTGACACCATGGAAATAGATAAAAGTTTACTCGAGGAGTAA
- a CDS encoding glycerol dehydratase reactivase beta/small subunit family protein, with amino-acid sequence MQIDKAANKPSIIICTYPHTGYEAKLRELRAGMEEEGVPCLLADAAAADAVALAYKGAQVSPLGVGIGISADSLCVHYQKLPESQPLFVLAGAGSRGEWRTFGYNAARLVKGLPFKTIAAEAEPAAAPAANGLQAVSWEQGTSRQAAANDDMAELYATVRKIVLKVLQENVQGHGEVNTWSKTP; translated from the coding sequence ATGCAGATCGATAAAGCAGCAAACAAACCCAGCATCATCATTTGCACCTATCCGCATACCGGCTATGAAGCTAAATTGCGGGAACTTCGGGCCGGCATGGAAGAAGAAGGCGTGCCCTGCCTGCTGGCAGACGCTGCAGCAGCAGATGCTGTGGCTCTTGCCTACAAAGGAGCGCAGGTCTCGCCGCTGGGCGTTGGCATCGGTATCAGCGCAGATTCTTTGTGCGTGCATTACCAGAAGCTGCCGGAGAGCCAGCCGCTGTTTGTGCTGGCAGGAGCAGGCTCCCGGGGAGAGTGGCGCACTTTTGGCTACAATGCAGCCCGGCTGGTAAAAGGTCTGCCGTTTAAAACCATTGCGGCTGAGGCCGAACCGGCGGCAGCCCCTGCCGCCAATGGCTTACAGGCAGTCTCTTGGGAACAAGGCACAAGCCGGCAAGCTGCCGCTAATGATGATATGGCTGAACTTTACGCAACCGTTCGCAAAATTGTCCTGAAAGTATTGCAGGAAAATGTGCAAGGCCATGGGGAGGTGAATACATGGTCAAAAACGCCTTAG
- a CDS encoding flavoprotein produces MDNEKLVELITAEVLQRLSRIPAKPAEPAAKALAIFTGGTIGLEVSLEELKKLQAIGTEITVVLSQAAETIVGENWIKEKLGSHIQLVTTQSPYPGKHLRAADVVLVPVLTQNTAARLAHTLSDTMVCTVLLQALMLGKPVIAAINAADPEDSWRMQKNMANAAPALRAALAANLKKIETFGIRLIPVEQLASVAREALSREVPSVLPGMAARSAKKQVLDAEAVKRAVQGGHKTITVVQGTIITPLAGDIARESGLHIVYT; encoded by the coding sequence GTGGACAATGAAAAACTTGTGGAGTTAATTACCGCTGAAGTATTGCAGCGGCTCAGCCGGATACCGGCGAAACCGGCAGAACCCGCAGCTAAAGCGCTGGCTATTTTCACGGGTGGAACCATTGGTCTTGAGGTAAGCCTGGAAGAGTTGAAAAAATTACAGGCCATAGGTACTGAAATCACGGTTGTACTGTCACAGGCAGCCGAAACCATTGTCGGAGAAAACTGGATCAAAGAGAAACTGGGTAGTCACATACAGCTTGTCACTACCCAGTCCCCTTATCCGGGAAAGCATCTGCGTGCAGCCGATGTGGTGCTGGTGCCTGTACTTACACAAAATACGGCAGCAAGACTGGCACACACCCTGTCCGATACCATGGTTTGTACCGTGCTGCTTCAAGCCCTGATGCTTGGTAAACCCGTAATTGCGGCAATCAATGCCGCCGATCCGGAAGATAGCTGGCGAATGCAAAAAAATATGGCCAATGCCGCGCCGGCGCTGCGAGCAGCATTGGCTGCCAATCTCAAAAAAATAGAAACCTTCGGTATCCGGCTTATACCGGTAGAACAGTTAGCCAGCGTAGCCAGAGAAGCACTGAGCCGGGAGGTGCCGTCTGTTTTACCAGGGATGGCGGCCAGGTCTGCCAAAAAACAAGTCCTCGATGCCGAAGCCGTAAAACGTGCGGTCCAAGGTGGCCACAAAACCATCACTGTTGTACAAGGTACGATTATCACGCCGCTGGCCGGTGATATCGCCAGAGAGTCCGGCTTACATATTGTTTACACATGA
- a CDS encoding diol dehydratase reactivase subunit alpha: protein MPIIAGVDIGNSTTEVCLAQLEQGRTKKYLASSIIKTTGIKGTLANVPGIVTALQEAVQQAGLSLNQIDEIRLNEATPVIGDLAMETITETIITESTMIGHNPSTPGGVGLGVGMTIPFAQLPAASPGEQVICLIPKGIDFEDAARAINTAMARGVAIQGAIVRQDDAVLIVNRLEKKIPVVDEVTLIEKVPVNMLAAVEVAQAGQTITTLSNPYGIATVFQLTPEETKMVVPIARALIGNRSAVVVRTPAGDVKARSIPAGFITVVGQKGKADIDVEAGAAAIMEAVERVQPVLDVQGEAGTNVNGMLERVRQVMAELTSQPVAEMKIQDILAVDTFVPQKVQGGLAGEFALESAVALAAMVKTSRLPMQQIADKLKEELQVRVVIAGVEANMAIHGALTTPGTDKPLAILDMGGGSTDAAIITRDGQVHSIHLGGAGDMATMLINSELGLNDFDLAEDIKKYPLAKVESLYHVRLEDGTVQFYDHHLPPHVFARVVILKDGGMVPIPSDHALDRICHVRREAKKRVFVTNALRSLARVAPTGNIRHIEFVVLVGGSAMDFEVADMVSDALAEYGIVCGRGNIRGSEGPRNAVATGLVLSYLDSGA from the coding sequence ATGCCGATCATTGCAGGCGTGGATATTGGTAATTCCACAACTGAAGTATGTTTGGCCCAACTGGAACAAGGCCGGACAAAAAAATATCTGGCAAGCAGCATTATCAAAACAACCGGCATCAAGGGAACCCTGGCCAATGTACCGGGTATTGTGACCGCCTTGCAAGAGGCGGTGCAGCAAGCCGGGCTGAGCCTGAACCAGATTGATGAGATACGGCTCAATGAAGCCACACCGGTTATCGGGGATTTGGCGATGGAAACCATTACGGAAACCATTATTACCGAATCCACTATGATTGGGCATAACCCTTCTACGCCGGGAGGCGTTGGTTTGGGTGTCGGGATGACAATACCCTTTGCCCAGCTGCCTGCCGCCAGCCCGGGGGAACAGGTCATCTGCCTCATTCCCAAGGGCATAGATTTTGAAGACGCCGCCCGGGCGATCAATACCGCTATGGCCAGAGGTGTCGCCATACAGGGCGCCATCGTGCGGCAGGATGATGCGGTGCTCATCGTTAACAGGCTGGAGAAAAAAATACCGGTTGTCGATGAAGTAACCCTGATCGAAAAGGTGCCGGTAAATATGCTGGCAGCCGTTGAAGTTGCCCAGGCCGGGCAGACCATCACCACCTTATCCAATCCTTATGGTATTGCTACCGTCTTTCAGTTAACGCCGGAGGAAACCAAAATGGTGGTGCCGATTGCCAGAGCGTTGATTGGCAACCGTTCGGCGGTGGTTGTCCGGACACCGGCAGGCGATGTGAAGGCCCGTTCCATTCCCGCAGGTTTCATCACCGTTGTGGGACAAAAGGGGAAAGCCGACATCGATGTTGAGGCCGGTGCCGCGGCCATCATGGAAGCCGTTGAACGGGTGCAGCCGGTGCTTGATGTACAAGGCGAAGCCGGAACCAATGTAAACGGCATGCTGGAAAGGGTCCGGCAGGTAATGGCCGAACTGACCAGCCAGCCGGTAGCAGAGATGAAGATCCAGGACATTCTGGCGGTGGATACCTTTGTTCCGCAAAAAGTTCAAGGCGGTCTGGCCGGGGAATTTGCCCTGGAAAGTGCGGTAGCGTTGGCCGCTATGGTAAAAACCAGCCGGCTGCCGATGCAGCAGATTGCCGACAAGCTCAAGGAAGAACTGCAGGTGCGGGTAGTTATTGCCGGCGTGGAAGCCAATATGGCCATTCATGGTGCCCTAACCACACCGGGTACCGATAAACCGCTAGCCATCCTGGATATGGGAGGCGGCTCCACCGATGCCGCCATCATTACCAGAGATGGGCAGGTTCACTCCATTCATTTGGGCGGCGCCGGCGACATGGCGACCATGCTGATTAACTCGGAACTCGGACTCAATGACTTTGATTTGGCCGAAGATATCAAAAAATATCCGCTCGCCAAGGTGGAAAGTCTGTATCATGTCAGGCTGGAAGACGGTACGGTGCAGTTTTATGATCATCATCTGCCGCCGCATGTATTTGCCCGGGTCGTTATCTTAAAAGACGGCGGCATGGTTCCCATACCGTCAGATCATGCCCTTGACCGCATCTGCCATGTGCGGCGGGAAGCCAAGAAACGCGTCTTTGTCACCAATGCGCTGCGCTCGCTGGCGCGGGTTGCGCCTACCGGCAACATCCGGCATATTGAGTTTGTCGTGCTGGTCGGCGGCTCGGCCATGGACTTTGAGGTGGCCGACATGGTATCAGACGCGCTGGCCGAATATGGTATTGTCTGCGGGCGCGGCAATATCCGCGGCAGTGAAGGCCCCAGAAACGCCGTGGCTACCGGGCTAGTACTGTCATATCTTGATAGCGGGGCGTGA
- a CDS encoding aldehyde dehydrogenase family protein has protein sequence MTIDPNLIAKIAAEVMARVQERQPETVSAGEGIFPTVDEAVAAARAAQKQLKKLSIEKREELIQAMRQAACDNAELLAEMGVSESGMGRVSDKVIKNRLAATKTPGTEDLKSEAWSGDRGLTLIEMGPYGVIGSITPTTNPSETVICNGIGMIAAGNAVVFSPHPTAKNTSLVTIKLLNKAIIQAGGPPNLLTAVAEPSLAATNAMMQHPDINMLVATGGPAVVKAVMSCGKKAIGAGAGNPPAVVDETADIEKAAKDIIDGCSFDNNLPCIAEKEVIVVGSVADKLMAYMQRYGAYLISGPDVDRLAKVILTEKAELAAAGCTEKPKKSYAVNKNYVGKDARYILSQIGIQVPDSIRAVICETPADHPFVVEELMMPVLPVVQVKDIDAAIELAVKVEHGNRHTAIMHSKNVDNLTKLAKAIETTIFVKNAPSYAGIGVGGEGFTTFTIAGPTGEGLTSPRSFTRQRRCVLVDALSIV, from the coding sequence ATGACTATTGATCCAAATTTAATTGCAAAAATTGCAGCCGAAGTAATGGCCAGAGTACAGGAACGGCAGCCGGAAACAGTTTCAGCCGGTGAAGGTATTTTCCCAACCGTTGATGAAGCTGTGGCTGCCGCCCGCGCCGCGCAAAAACAGTTGAAAAAACTATCGATAGAAAAACGGGAAGAACTCATCCAGGCTATGCGTCAGGCTGCTTGCGACAATGCAGAACTGCTGGCGGAAATGGGTGTCAGCGAATCCGGCATGGGGCGCGTCAGCGATAAAGTCATCAAAAACCGGTTAGCTGCCACTAAAACTCCGGGAACCGAGGATCTTAAGAGTGAAGCCTGGAGCGGCGACCGCGGCCTGACGCTGATTGAAATGGGGCCATATGGGGTCATTGGCTCGATTACGCCGACAACCAATCCTTCGGAAACCGTGATTTGTAACGGGATTGGAATGATTGCCGCCGGCAATGCCGTTGTTTTCAGTCCGCATCCCACAGCCAAAAATACTTCGCTGGTAACAATAAAACTATTAAATAAAGCCATCATCCAAGCCGGCGGCCCGCCCAATTTACTGACCGCCGTGGCCGAGCCGTCACTGGCGGCAACCAACGCCATGATGCAGCATCCTGATATTAATATGCTGGTAGCTACCGGCGGTCCGGCTGTAGTCAAAGCGGTTATGTCCTGCGGTAAAAAAGCCATAGGTGCCGGTGCGGGTAATCCGCCTGCTGTTGTTGATGAAACGGCAGATATCGAAAAAGCGGCCAAAGACATTATCGACGGCTGCTCTTTTGACAACAATCTGCCTTGCATTGCCGAAAAGGAAGTTATCGTTGTCGGCAGTGTTGCCGATAAGCTGATGGCTTATATGCAGCGGTATGGTGCTTATTTAATCTCAGGTCCTGATGTTGACAGACTGGCCAAGGTTATCCTGACAGAAAAAGCAGAACTGGCTGCTGCCGGCTGCACTGAGAAGCCGAAAAAATCCTATGCAGTCAATAAAAACTATGTTGGTAAGGATGCCCGGTATATTCTAAGTCAAATTGGCATTCAGGTACCTGACAGCATTCGTGCCGTTATTTGTGAGACGCCGGCCGACCATCCGTTTGTGGTGGAAGAATTGATGATGCCGGTGCTGCCGGTTGTGCAGGTGAAAGATATTGATGCTGCCATCGAATTAGCCGTTAAGGTTGAGCATGGCAACAGGCATACAGCCATTATGCATTCCAAAAATGTAGATAACTTAACCAAACTGGCGAAAGCCATCGAGACTACCATTTTCGTCAAAAATGCTCCGTCCTATGCCGGTATCGGTGTTGGCGGGGAAGGGTTTACTACCTTTACGATCGCCGGTCCGACAGGCGAAGGGCTCACTTCACCGCGCAGCTTTACCCGCCAGCGCCGCTGCGTGCTTGTGGATGCACTGTCTATCGTGTGA
- a CDS encoding propanediol/glycerol family dehydratase medium subunit has protein sequence MQINEQLIREIVGQVLAGMVSQPTAPKATGRSMTLVEQGEARPGTRTDEVIIALAPAFGKYQNKTIVNIPHSDVLREMIAGIEEEGVKARVVRVLRTSDVAFAAHDATKLSGSGIAIGIQSRGTTVIHQKDLPPLSNLELFPQSPLLDLEAYRQIGKNAAQYAKGQSPTPVPTKNDQMARPKYQAKAAVLHIKETEHVVPGAKPVELDVQF, from the coding sequence ATGCAAATTAACGAACAATTGATTCGCGAAATAGTGGGCCAGGTGCTTGCCGGCATGGTGTCGCAGCCAACAGCGCCAAAAGCAACCGGGCGCTCCATGACCCTGGTTGAACAGGGGGAAGCCCGCCCCGGAACCAGAACCGACGAAGTGATCATCGCCCTGGCACCGGCTTTTGGCAAATATCAAAATAAAACCATTGTCAATATTCCGCACAGCGATGTATTGCGCGAAATGATTGCCGGTATCGAAGAAGAAGGGGTAAAAGCAAGAGTTGTCCGGGTGCTCAGAACCTCGGATGTGGCCTTTGCCGCCCATGATGCGACCAAACTCAGCGGTTCCGGTATTGCTATCGGTATTCAATCCCGAGGAACAACAGTCATCCATCAGAAGGATTTGCCGCCGCTGAGCAACCTCGAATTGTTCCCCCAATCCCCGCTGCTGGATCTGGAAGCCTACCGGCAAATCGGCAAAAACGCCGCCCAGTATGCCAAAGGCCAGTCCCCTACGCCGGTACCTACCAAAAATGACCAAATGGCCCGTCCCAAATATCAGGCCAAAGCAGCAGTACTTCATATTAAAGAAACTGAACACGTGGTTCCCGGCGCTAAACCGGTTGAACTTGACGTACAGTTTTAA
- a CDS encoding cob(I)yrinic acid a,c-diamide adenosyltransferase, translating into MKVYTKTGDEGKTSLLSRERVFKDSVRVHAYGTVDEANAAMGLAKSLTDKEWAVTIIHGIQAELIALNADLATDGSVTDSSKYRITPSHVARLESIIDKLEEQRIPERHFITPGATTASAALDLARTIVRRAERCIVRLRRTETVSQPVALYLNRLSDLLFVLARCVEQEALIAKVTQAVMRVLQKHGPNEGGTSDMLERAKRMIAAAEKKAVEIGVPMVIAVVDAGGNLVAQERMDNALLASVSIALNKAYTAVALKMSTDQAAVVAQPGQMLYGINTADNCRIVVFGGGFPLWEEGALVGGIGVSGGSVEEDMAVAQAGLAAF; encoded by the coding sequence ATGAAAGTGTATACCAAAACAGGTGATGAAGGAAAAACCAGTCTGCTGAGCAGAGAGCGGGTATTTAAAGACAGTGTCAGAGTACATGCTTATGGTACTGTGGATGAGGCCAACGCTGCCATGGGCCTGGCAAAATCCCTGACCGATAAAGAGTGGGCTGTTACCATTATTCATGGAATTCAAGCAGAACTTATCGCACTAAATGCCGATTTGGCGACAGACGGCAGTGTGACGGACAGCAGCAAATATCGCATTACTCCCAGTCATGTGGCAAGACTGGAAAGCATCATTGACAAATTGGAAGAGCAGCGTATTCCTGAGCGGCATTTTATTACCCCGGGAGCAACAACCGCCAGTGCGGCGCTTGATCTGGCCCGGACCATTGTCCGGCGTGCCGAACGGTGTATTGTCAGACTGAGGCGTACAGAAACCGTGTCCCAGCCGGTTGCCCTGTACCTCAACCGGTTATCTGACCTGCTGTTTGTTTTAGCCAGATGTGTGGAGCAGGAAGCTCTGATTGCGAAGGTAACTCAGGCCGTAATGCGGGTTCTGCAAAAGCATGGACCAAATGAGGGAGGGACAAGTGATATGCTGGAAAGAGCCAAAAGAATGATAGCAGCTGCTGAAAAGAAAGCTGTCGAGATTGGTGTGCCGATGGTTATCGCCGTGGTTGATGCCGGTGGCAACCTTGTTGCGCAGGAGCGGATGGACAATGCCTTATTGGCAAGTGTCTCCATTGCGCTTAATAAGGCTTATACCGCAGTAGCCCTCAAAATGTCTACAGACCAAGCTGCTGTTGTTGCTCAGCCCGGACAAATGCTATATGGGATAAATACTGCCGACAACTGCCGGATTGTTGTCTTTGGCGGTGGTTTCCCCCTTTGGGAAGAAGGCGCTTTAGTCGGCGGCATTGGTGTAAGCGGCGGCTCTGTTGAGGAAGATATGGCGGTAGCCCAAGCCGGTCTTGCCGCTTTTTAG
- a CDS encoding diol dehydratase small subunit has protein sequence MSENKMIEDIVREVLKSMAGAPQAAPVAGQVQAGTGAGLCPERDYPLANKRPDLLKTPTGKTLADITLDKIMNGEVKSEDVRITPETLRMQAEIADGVGRNQFANNLRRAAELVAIPDARVLEIYNSLRPYRSTKQELLAIAEEMEVQYNAKINAAFVREAAEVYERRNRLRAD, from the coding sequence ATGTCTGAAAATAAAATGATTGAAGATATTGTGCGTGAAGTATTAAAATCTATGGCCGGTGCGCCGCAGGCGGCTCCGGTAGCAGGCCAGGTTCAGGCCGGGACCGGCGCAGGTCTTTGCCCGGAGCGTGACTATCCGCTGGCCAACAAACGTCCTGATCTCCTGAAAACACCCACAGGCAAAACCCTGGCAGACATTACTTTAGATAAAATTATGAATGGTGAGGTAAAATCCGAGGATGTTCGTATTACCCCGGAAACCCTCAGAATGCAAGCCGAGATTGCTGACGGTGTAGGCAGGAATCAATTTGCCAACAACCTTCGTCGTGCTGCTGAGCTTGTGGCTATTCCCGATGCCCGCGTACTGGAAATTTACAATTCCCTGCGTCCTTATCGTTCCACTAAGCAAGAACTGCTGGCCATTGCCGAAGAAATGGAAGTACAGTACAACGCAAAGATTAACGCCGCTTTCGTGAGAGAGGCCGCAGAAGTATACGAGCGCCGGAACCGTCTCAGAGCGGATTAA
- a CDS encoding propanediol/glycerol family dehydratase large subunit encodes MKRSKRFEVLEARPVNQDGFVVEWPEVGLIAMGSPNDPKPSIKIENGKVVEMDGIPRSQFDFIDQFIADYAIDTSVADKAMAMSDAEIAKMLVDVNVSRDELVKVVRGLTAAKIVAVLNTMNVVEMMMALQKMRARKIPSNQCHVTNTQDNPVLIAADAAEAALRGFDEMETTVAVVRYAPFNALSILVGSQTGRGGVLTQCALEEATELLLGMRGITAYAETISVYGTENVFVDGDDTPWSKAFLASAYASRGLKMRFTSGTGAEVQMGYAEGKSMLYLEVRCIMLTRGAGVQGLQNGSVSCVGVPAAVPSGIRAILAENLTAAMLDLEVASSNDQTFTHSDIRRTARTLMQMLPGTDFICSGYSSSPNYDNMFAGSNWDIDDYDDWNIIQRDLMVDGGLKPVAEETIIAVRNKAAKALQAVFREFGFPAITDEEVEAVTYCHGTKEIIKRNVVEDIKAAEDMMKRGITGVDIVKALAKNGFADVAQNTLGILKQRISGDYLHTSAILDKDLNVVSAVNNRNDYRGPGTGYRLSKERWDEIKDIRQAIKPSDFDV; translated from the coding sequence ATGAAGAGATCAAAACGTTTTGAAGTGTTGGAAGCCCGCCCTGTGAACCAGGATGGTTTCGTGGTCGAGTGGCCGGAAGTTGGCCTGATTGCTATGGGCAGCCCCAACGATCCCAAACCCAGCATCAAAATCGAAAATGGTAAAGTCGTGGAGATGGACGGCATTCCCCGTTCCCAGTTTGATTTTATTGATCAGTTTATCGCCGATTATGCCATAGATACCTCGGTAGCCGATAAAGCCATGGCGATGAGCGATGCTGAAATTGCCAAAATGCTGGTTGATGTCAATGTATCGCGTGACGAGCTGGTTAAAGTGGTACGCGGTCTGACTGCCGCCAAAATTGTTGCCGTACTCAATACGATGAATGTCGTGGAAATGATGATGGCGCTGCAAAAAATGCGGGCCAGAAAAATTCCTTCCAACCAGTGCCATGTTACCAATACCCAGGATAATCCGGTACTTATTGCCGCAGACGCAGCCGAAGCGGCTTTGCGCGGTTTTGATGAAATGGAAACAACGGTAGCTGTTGTCCGTTATGCTCCGTTCAATGCGCTTTCCATCCTGGTAGGTTCCCAGACAGGCCGCGGCGGCGTACTTACCCAGTGCGCTCTCGAAGAAGCAACCGAATTGCTCTTAGGCATGAGAGGGATTACCGCTTATGCTGAAACCATCTCCGTATATGGTACAGAAAATGTGTTTGTAGATGGTGACGATACTCCCTGGTCCAAAGCCTTCCTGGCTTCGGCCTATGCATCCCGGGGACTTAAAATGCGCTTTACCTCCGGTACCGGTGCGGAAGTGCAAATGGGTTATGCTGAAGGCAAATCCATGCTGTACCTGGAAGTGCGCTGCATCATGCTGACCAGAGGCGCCGGCGTACAGGGCCTGCAAAACGGTTCGGTAAGCTGCGTCGGTGTGCCTGCTGCCGTTCCTTCCGGCATCCGCGCCATTCTCGCCGAAAATCTGACAGCCGCTATGCTGGATCTGGAAGTTGCCTCCAGTAATGACCAGACCTTTACCCATTCCGATATCCGGCGGACTGCCCGTACCCTGATGCAAATGCTGCCAGGCACTGACTTCATTTGCTCAGGCTACAGCTCTTCGCCAAACTATGACAACATGTTTGCCGGTTCCAACTGGGATATCGACGATTATGACGACTGGAATATCATCCAGCGTGACCTTATGGTTGACGGCGGCCTTAAGCCTGTTGCTGAAGAAACCATTATTGCCGTGCGCAACAAGGCGGCTAAAGCCCTGCAGGCCGTATTCAGGGAATTTGGCTTCCCGGCCATCACTGACGAAGAAGTGGAAGCAGTAACCTATTGCCATGGCACCAAAGAGATTATTAAACGCAATGTAGTGGAAGATATCAAGGCAGCCGAAGACATGATGAAACGCGGTATCACCGGAGTGGATATTGTTAAAGCACTGGCCAAAAACGGTTTTGCCGATGTTGCCCAAAACACCTTGGGAATCCTTAAACAGCGTATTTCCGGCGACTATCTCCATACCTCGGCCATTCTCGATAAGGATCTGAATGTGGTAAGTGCCGTAAACAACCGGAACGACTACCGCGGCCCCGGCACAGGCTATCGCCTCAGCAAAGAGCGTTGGGATGAAATTAAAGATATACGCCAGGCGATTAAACCGTCTGATTTTGACGTGTGA